The Methanofastidiosum sp. genomic sequence TTTAATAGAGCTTTTTTGAATTTTTGTCTAATGAGTGCCATTGACAACAAGTATAGGCTCTTGACTTTGTTATCAAAAAATGAGGTATCTTCTGTCTTTTTGGGCGAGTATATGCCTACGGGACGGTATGTAATCATTAAAATTCCAGTAGTCGGTCAGGAAAAGACAGCATTCGCACGATTTGAAAAAGAATATAATATACTGGTGGGCCTTGATCATCCGAATATAGTAAGGGTTATTGATTTTTCAAATAGTTTCCCTTATTTAGTTTTGGAATATGTAGATGGGGAAAACGCTTTGGAGGCCTATAAGAATCGTTCTGTGCCTTTAGATGAAAGTTACGCACAGTTGCTCCAGCTTCACAGTTCAATAAAGTATCTACACCAACAAGGATTCATACACAGGGATATCAAACCTTCAAATGTCATTATAGAAAAACATACAAAAAGGGCCGTACTAGTTGATTTTGAGACTGCAAGGGATATCCATGTGGAGGACAATACAGGGATCCATAGCGGGGACTTCTCGCCTCCCGAGCTAATAACTGGCCAGTCAGGTTACTTTACAGACGTATACAGCCTTGCAAAGATGGCTGTTTTCATGCTTTCAAATAAGAGTCAAACAGATAAGATCACTCTTTACCACCAGCTATCTTCATTAATGGAAGAAGACTACAGAAAAAGAAGCGTCTATGTGGACGGGATACTTTCTATACTACCAAAAAAAACTTTGGCCTATATTTACCAGGACGGTATTGTGAACAAGTTGTATCCAATAGCTGAGAGTGAAACAAGGATTGGCAGGGACAGAATTTGTGAAATAAAAATTGACGATATTAACGCCTATGTAGATGAAGTGCATGCCGTTATAAGAAAGGAAAATCAGGCTTATGCTATCTATGACAATAACAGTATCAATGGTCTTTGGGTCTTTGATAGGGGAAATTATATCAGGGTCTCACGGCACATTTTAAGAAACAATGATGTTCTCTCTCTAGGATGGAACAGCAGAAATGGGCCCTATATGACTCTGAGATTTTTTCTTTGAAGTAAAAAATAAAAAAATATATTTTTTTAAGGAACTACAGTCACCTTGCATGGAGCATACTTTGCCACGTCTTCTGCAACATGACCCATTGTAAGTCTCTTTAATCCTGTAAGCCCAGTTTTACCTACGATTATGTGATTGCAGCACTTTTCATCTTCTGCAGTTTGGATAATAGTGTCGACAACTCTTCCGAGTTTCATCATTTTCTTTACTTTTACTCCCTGTTTTTCTGCATACTTTGCCATCTCATCGAGCATCTTCTTGCCTCTCTTGCATACTGGGTCCTCCATCATGCAACTTAGTTGCTCTTCAAAGAATGGAGAATATCTCTTTATGTCATCTGTTCCTTTGATCTTATCTTCCCACTCTGGGAGGTATTTATCCATAGCTTCAAATGATAATTTCATTTTATCTGCATCAATTACATGGAGCAGCATGATGCTTGCTCCAGTCTTACCTGCCACCCATGCGGCATATTCTATTGCTTTTTCTGAAGCTTTGGATCCATCCACAGGGACTAGAATCCCTTTTATTAATTCAGCCATTTTCTCACCACATACTATTGAATATTAAGATATTTAAGTGTTTCGAATTTTAATAATTTAACAAATATTCAATATTTTTGATTAATGATTTAAAAAAAATATTATATATATTAAGTATAATTAAGAAATTGTTATTGATAGATTTTTAATCTAAAGATTTAGTACCAAACAGTATTCTGGTAACCGGTTTGGAAACTCCATGAGAAAGAAAGGGGTACAAAAAAAGGGCAAATTTTATCAGTAAATGAAAAACTAAAAGGTTAAAAGTAGCAGTTATTTATTCTTTATCAGTCATAACGGTGATTATTGTGAAGAAAATATTTTCTATATTAATGGGATTGTTGCTACTAGGGAGCTCATTTGGAATAGTTTCTGTAATGGCCGAGGAGATTACTTGTTATGGGAAAGCGGGGGACACATTAACGGCATGGATCTATTACGAAGATACAGAATGCAGAACCTTTGAGATAACAAACACGGGGACATCTCAAATGGTGTTGATCTCTGGACCAGTATGTTTTGAAGAAGTGATTGGGGAGAAAACATACAAAGTTACAGAGTATGTTTACTATGTTAGGAATGCAGGGACCCTGAATATTGCAGTTGATGGAGATCCTGATAGGCTTGAGTGCAATATTTTCCCAAGGCCATATCCAATGAAGAAATACATGGACATAGTTGGATTTGGGCAGAAAAAATAAATTATTTTTAATTTTTACATAGGCCCTGAAAATTAAGACCAGTCTTTCTATAAATTTAAATAGTAGGGATTACAACTTGCTATTAGTACGGTGGCTCAAATGGAAAAAATCTGTATGCACTGCGGGGCAATCAATAACTATGAAAGTATATACTGCTCCAGCTGCAACAGGGTCTTCTCCGACTCAGATATGCGCTACCTTTTCATTGACACTGAAACAAGCGGCCTTCCAAGAAGGAGATACGCCCCATATACAGACACCACAAACTGGCCAAGGCTTGTCCAGATAGCCTGGATACTATGCGACCAGAACGGTAATGTGCTATCAGAGGAAGAGTATATAATAAAACCTGAAGGTTTTGTAATCCCTTTTGATGCCCAGAATATCCACGGGATATCAAATGAGAAGGCAGTTTCAATGGGAAAAGATCTAGGGCATGTTCTTAGTAGATTCTCTGAAGCGATAGATAGATCAACCCATCTAGTCGCCCACAATCTAGAGTTTGACTTTAACGTCATAGGGGCAGAGTTTGTTAGAAAAGGGATTCAAAATAGACTGACATACCTCAATAGGTTCTGCACGATGCAGGGGACAACGGAGTACTGCCAGATACCGGGCGGCCCATACGATTTCAAGTGGCCGAGTTTATTTGAGCTTTACTACACGCTTTTCAGCACTCCTTTTGAAGAAAAGCATGATGCCTTGTATGATGTAAAGATCTGCAAGGACTGCTTCTTTGAACTTATTAAGAGAGGCATAATCTAAAACCCTGCAACACTTTAAATAGGCTAAACTCTTTTTTCGATAAAGGAAGATAAAGATGGAAGAAGATACATTTTATAGGATACCTTCAAAAAAAGAAGCGGAAAAACTTGAGAATACAAAGCCGGGGGACACTGTCACCTTTGGTGATCCAGAAGCGCCACACTTTGAACCTAGATGGCTAGCTCCAGATGAAACGCCCTTTGAAGCTAGGCTTTTTGACTGCAGGGAGTACGCGCTCCACATGATCTCCAATACCCTAGACAAGAAGGTCTTAGAGAAGTACATCGAAATGCAGTCCTCTGATGGCAGGCAGTATATACAGAACAATTTTCAGGATGGCGTCAGGATAAAGTGCAACGTTGACTTTCCTTTCCCAGATGTTGATCTCCCCGAAGGCATTCTATTCAGGTCTGAGATGATGGAAGAGAAGTGGAACATCTATAAGTTTGAAAATCAGATGTACTTTGTCAGGAGCTGGACGGGGGAGCTAAGATACGTCACAGATTATGAAAAGACAGAAGAGGGCTTTGTGATAAAGGAAATTGCAATGGACAGGGAAACATTCGATGAAGATAAGATCAGTTTTTATGTGAATGAAGTCCACTTCCTTCTGATAAGCCACGCTTTAGGGTATTTGATACCGCACCCTCTACCGCCTGACATTGAAGATTCCCCAGACTCGATACTGAAGTTCTCGTTTTCTGAGTTTGGAAACAGGGGATACTTTGGGTATTTTTCAGTAAAGTGAATTTAATCTATTTAAAATATATTTTTCTATATTCCCTCCAGTTATTATCCAAAGCAAAATATTATATACTATTCTCTCAAATTTTAAATGATTCAAATGGCTGATGAATCGGTACTCCCAACGATGGAGCAGCTCAAAAGGATTATAGAATACCTTCCGTATTTTGAGGACAGTAAAAATAGGTTCTTTGAGTATGTGCCTATAAAGGAAGTTAGTTCTGGTGTGACTCGCCTTCCTTACTATATCTATTCTGAAAAGGTTAGTGAGTTCATAAAGTGCCTTGAAGACCACAAGTTCCTGATAGCTCCGTATGACCACAAATGCGTCAGGAAGTATTTTGGCCTTATCAAGGGAGAGGTGGATTCACCTGACCTAAGCATCCTCGATATCAGGAATATCTTCTCCTTTGTTTTAAGTGCAGATGGATTCTGTGAGGGTCAGATAGCAAGGGCGATTGAGAAAGGCATCTTTCTAATGATGCTCCAGAGACTGAAAGGCATAACAGAAGAAATACAAATTCCCTCGGATCAATCATTAAAATGGACACACATTCTCTGATACAAGGCCCAGATGACTATCATCTCATAAACTCCCCGGTTTATATCTGGGCCTTTATATCAAAAAGTATTTATGGTTTCCATATTTTAAAGGAAGTTAGCTTTTCAAAATCTTTATCGTTAGTTGCAATATTTGTAATTTTGTATTCCTTACAAGTGGCTGCATGTATTGCGTCAGAAAATAATAGTTTAGAAGAAAAAGACAATGCAATCTGTAGTGTTTCAGGAGAAATATTTGCTATTTTCAAATTATTAAAAGCCATGATATCTTCAATTGTTTTTCTAGGTGTATCCATTTCTTGTAAGACGCCAGAATTATTTTTTATGTAACTTGGAACATCGAGAGGGGGTATATCGTACTTTTCTGATATTTCCATAATAAGTATCTTGTGATAGATTTCATCCAATACTATTCCGTTTATTATTCCGTTTATCTCCATTTTCATAAGTTTAAAAAGAAAATTTTTAGAGTTTTCCTTTAGTGGGTGAGAGTGGGAGTTTGAATAAATAAAAATATTTGAATCAATAAAAATTTCTCCAGAAGTAAAATTTTCTAATCTTTGAAACATTAATCCACCAAAAGATCTATGTCTAGATCTACGACTTCGTCAATAATTTTATTGGAGGCATTTATAGTTTGTCTAAAAAGTTCCTTATTTTTTGTTTTATAAGAAGGGTTTTTAATCTCTAAAATAACTTCCCCGTCTTCAATCCCTAGTTTAGAGATATCTTCAAGCGGTTTTAGTACCCCTTTTTCTACTTTTGCATGAACAATTATTGACATATGAACTTACTATTCAATTTAATATAAATAGTTTATGTATCTATTTTCAAAATTAATGTTAAAAAGGATTAGATCTTATCTAGATAATTTCACCCCCAATATGTAATATATTTTTGACAAAATCGAAACCTTTATAAATAAAATGTAATATATTTTTTACATTGCGGAGGTATTTGAAATGATAATAGCAAAACCTGAATGGTTTACAAGAAGAAAGTACGGCGGATGGGGACTTGGCATAAGGACATGGCAGGGGGCAGTCTACCTTGCAGCCATGTTTATCGCTCTTATAGTCCTGCTACAGATTGCGGGTGATTCTGTAGAAACAAAGCTAGTGGTAACAGGCATATGGATGCTCTTCCTTTTAGTCGATGTCTTTGACGTTATGTGGAA encodes the following:
- a CDS encoding protein kinase, with the protein product MSAIDNKYRLLTLLSKNEVSSVFLGEYMPTGRYVIIKIPVVGQEKTAFARFEKEYNILVGLDHPNIVRVIDFSNSFPYLVLEYVDGENALEAYKNRSVPLDESYAQLLQLHSSIKYLHQQGFIHRDIKPSNVIIEKHTKRAVLVDFETARDIHVEDNTGIHSGDFSPPELITGQSGYFTDVYSLAKMAVFMLSNKSQTDKITLYHQLSSLMEEDYRKRSVYVDGILSILPKKTLAYIYQDGIVNKLYPIAESETRIGRDRICEIKIDDINAYVDEVHAVIRKENQAYAIYDNNSINGLWVFDRGNYIRVSRHILRNNDVLSLGWNSRNGPYMTLRFFL
- a CDS encoding universal stress protein translates to MAELIKGILVPVDGSKASEKAIEYAAWVAGKTGASIMLLHVIDADKMKLSFEAMDKYLPEWEDKIKGTDDIKRYSPFFEEQLSCMMEDPVCKRGKKMLDEMAKYAEKQGVKVKKMMKLGRVVDTIIQTAEDEKCCNHIIVGKTGLTGLKRLTMGHVAEDVAKYAPCKVTVVP
- a CDS encoding 3'-5' exonuclease, translated to MRYLFIDTETSGLPRRRYAPYTDTTNWPRLVQIAWILCDQNGNVLSEEEYIIKPEGFVIPFDAQNIHGISNEKAVSMGKDLGHVLSRFSEAIDRSTHLVAHNLEFDFNVIGAEFVRKGIQNRLTYLNRFCTMQGTTEYCQIPGGPYDFKWPSLFELYYTLFSTPFEEKHDALYDVKICKDCFFELIKRGII
- a CDS encoding PIN domain-containing protein, with product MFQRLENFTSGEIFIDSNIFIYSNSHSHPLKENSKNFLFKLMKMEINGIINGIVLDEIYHKILIMEISEKYDIPPLDVPSYIKNNSGVLQEMDTPRKTIEDIMAFNNLKIANISPETLQIALSFSSKLLFSDAIHAATCKEYKITNIATNDKDFEKLTSFKIWKP
- a CDS encoding DUF104 domain-containing protein; translated protein: MSIIVHAKVEKGVLKPLEDISKLGIEDGEVILEIKNPSYKTKNKELFRQTINASNKIIDEVVDLDIDLLVD